In Erigeron canadensis isolate Cc75 chromosome 8, C_canadensis_v1, whole genome shotgun sequence, the DNA window tgttaaatttttttagagAAGGCAATATGTACAGTTGCTGTGACCAGCATTTTAGGAAGGAGAGGGAAATCGCTGGCTAGGCATAGTTTAGTTATGAAACCAGCATTTTAAGAGAGAATTATAGAGAAGTAATACTAAGATAGGTGTTTGaaggtatatatatttgagttaTATCTTGCATACATAATATCTTGGCGACTTTATCTGGGTGAGATTTACTCAACCTTCACAAGAAAATTGGAGAACAGATCAATTAAAGGACATTACAAGGTTCTGTCTACCCTATgttatatttttcaaacagCAAGCTTTATTCATAGATTACTAAGAAGTTGTTTCTCCATTAAATATGAAGAGAGTTACTGACATGCTCCGCGTCTACATTAAATCTTTTTCCCTGCAGGGAACCGatcaacacacacacatgtatACCTGTGACGGAAGCATTGGTTGGTCAACAAATTGAAAAATGGAATCCACAAGGGTGTTGAATATTGCTAAAGGAGCCATCTTGATAGCTTTACTAGCTTCACTTTTGAGAGTTGCTATTGCCCATTCCCCTATCATGGGCTGCTTGACAGGGAAAAGGAATACAAACAAAGACAGAATCACTGATAATGATTTCTCTGAGAATCCTAAAATAAGTTCTTGAGCTGCCATTAATTTGGTTTATTTTGGAAACGAATCAACTATTAATtaaactttcttgatgacaattaaGACAAAGTATATACAAGTCATAttataacttaatatttttCCGAGTTTAATACCTTTACAGCAGTTGAGAGTGCAGTCTTGAGATGACCAAATGCAAAGCTAACGGGATGATTATTGGTCGAACATTTGACACCCGAAAGGACGGGACGATTATTGGTCGAACATTTGACACCTGAAAGGATGCATGTTGTAGTTGCCATCTCTCTATACAGAATTCAATGTCTCTCTCCCTCTATATATACTAGCTTATGTCCCTGATTTACGAATTGCCTGAAAGGTTATGTATATTGTAGTCATTATAAAGTCTTTTTTTAGTATAAATGATCATTAGACTTTTTATTGTTTGGTCTAAATTAGTCGAACTTTATTAACTCAATATATATTGGAGTATCTTATGAACTTACATGTGGcatatggttgtcacatatacccGGATACAAATTTATAAATCACTATATAACCCATCGTCAAATACCAATGATGGTGTGCCCAGGTGGTTAGAAGCATTTTTGGTTTATCCAAAGTCTTGAGTTCGATTATTAGGGAtaagacaatttttttttttaggctTTTTTTCCTTTGAAGATTTGTAACGGCAATATTATCACCTGCCTTTGTTTAAAGCAAGATTCATCATTAAAATCGAAACCGCACCCAAATTAAATGAGACATCGAAACATAAGATAGATAAAGTATTGGTTTGTTCTTGGTTTGTGGTACTAACTAGCAAAATTCTGTACGCCCTTCAAAAAATAGTACGGAGTGTAACTTTTTTTATGCGTAAAACAAAGATTTGTTGCAAATTGAGTGAACTGTGCTTGGTGAGGTGGGCCTTTTGGATTGGTCAACCTACATAATTTGGtataaaatcttaaaaaaaatacatatcaactTTATTGGTTAGAACTTAGAAGAACGAGCACAACTATGAACTATGGTTAGGCACTTAAGCTATGATTTTCCCAGCATTCGAAAGTTGTGCATTTAAGTCCCATTTTTATTTTGCATTGAGTGAACAATGGAATTAGCTGATGTTACATATCTTGATTGGTCCATTTTAGTGTTGTGTTACGAGTATATTCAATTTGGGTGATCAGTTTTATTAACGGTGGTCTTTCgtgttatattttcattttagtaTATTTATTAATCGAATATAACATTAGTCGAAGCACACAATTTTTTtcgtttcttttttcttcaaacTAGTCTCATTATTCGTGCGTCGTAACGGAATTCACGGAAATTATTCATAGGTGTTGACGTTTCgtatacttttttatatgtttaatgcATGATAATAATGTGGCAAATTTTACATAAAGTTAGTCAAATTGAAtatgtaaatgaaaaaaatcttaatcttaatcttatcttaatatatactataagcaattgaacttattaaccaatcaaatcgcttaatttcattaaattgacttTTACTTATGTCATCTTTTggattaattataaattaaaagtccTAATAATAGTTATGtaagtatattattatattaatatttgtaaaaaaaagtttcattaagttacacttttttgttttccatcaataatttacaatttttaaccctgaatatttaatttatatatatttagccatcaacttgataaactttttaaaaaaatttaatcatttaattgataaaaaaatttctaacatatgaaatattgtttatataaaattatttcaaaagatgTAATGTATATACGTTTTCAATGTTCTAAAAATATATtcttcacttttatttttatatacattttttacatctaaacttatatataataatttatgttatctttaaaatgttataaacaatcCGCGTAATTACATCcattatataaattaacaaatataGATTTACACATGATGGactcgcatcatgatcaaagacATATAATCTGATGTCAAGTAAACGATCAtaactttgtttatattttaatttttaattatcttccATAATATgacattatgagtataactggtttcaaaatattatataatagaggaattattgtagcatgtgtctTGACTACGACAAATAATTTCTTCCAAATGTCTTAGGTAAAATGACATTGACGAACATGCGATTCTTGTACTACAACTTACAAAGTATAATACTTGAAAccgtatatctttaaaattataaacttttataacttaaatgtatgaagatctaatattgatagtATCGTAAGCCCCATGTTCAGAGTTGAACGCGGGTCTAAAATCTTATACTCGTGTCTAATATACGGGGCTTACAgagttatttatattatatgctaatttattatagtttaaaatttaatatactatTATGAGTAATAAATACTTGATCTATATATGaacactttgagttttatattgaagtattttagataaaatatgTCATTGAATTTGTTTATTGTGACATGCTTagtgatatttgaatattacaaaataaaatatgtcCATCAAAGTTGACATACTTAGCGATATCTAAACATCAAAATTTCATAATAAGTCACTATcaagttatttgctttattgttaCATATTGTGTATTACATTTTAATTATGAGTAATGATATATcaacctaaaaatcaacctaataatcAGCCTATAAGCTTTATTACATGACAAGTGCAATCCACTTACTTTCTCTCTAAATCTCTTCCTTTGATTATGCCAATTATCATCATCATGTTGTTAGGTtgattatttagtttttttggtAAGGTTGcttaatcattttcctatttATACCATTGGAAATTATATCTTATATTTAAATGAGAGATAcatttatatgatagaacactttattggatatatattaattcatattctatttgatatatatcagttattactttattgaataaaaattagttattattttttcagatatatattagtattattatttatttattatattaaaattattggataaaaaatataaatttgtaatagaaaacaaaaaatgtaaattaaagtcaaaattgaacgAATTGAAAAGCTGTGATAAACAAAAGATGTAGTTATCATGGATTCATGGTTAGCATACTAAAGTTGTAGCATATGTTTTGGCTAAGTAAAGTCTACCATACTGCAAGGTATTTATACCAAATACATAgagataaataaaaaactactGTTTAATGAATATAGTAAATTTGTGAGGCAATCAGAAGttgctaattaattaaaatattactaTAAATATATGAACTTCTTTCAACATCTAcaataatttatctttttaaatattagttAGACAATTGTAATTATTCAAAAGCCAATTGAAGGCATCGACCAATTTCTGAAAATTATCAACTTGCGGTTAGACTATGACAAATGTCCAGATTTAACTTATGTAACAAAGCATATTAGAGGAATCTTAAATACTGtataatatttagttatttacatcCACCAATGAATGAACTAATGAGCACCCCGTTTGTGTAATGCAATGAGAGTCTATTGGTGTTGATGACCGCGATGGCTGCGACTATTGATAGTAGTGTCGATGTCAAGTGGTATAGATTGATTTTAATGTAACTAATGTTAACGTGGTAgtgaaattatttttgaaaataaaatatgggTCATGGAGGTGAGTTTTTCATAAGGTCTCGGGTTGGAGTATTTGATATCCCATCAAGATATCTTCCATGGGTTAAACTCCCATAAAAGCCATGTATTGCCTCCCtttcttttctatatatgtTAGTAATTTTCCCAAATTGGCTATCCATTTGACGTCTTGTAGGTTTGTTAATGTCCCGTGTTAACTTATTTAAGTAAGCATATTAGAGGCATCTTTGATCAAAGTGTCCAACACCAgatgtaaaattgtaaatatgGGAACAAAATGGCTAAGCTTGTTTCCTAatgcattatttttattttaatcttatatttattactaataacaagatagaggtggtaccTAAGGAGGCAAGGGAGGTAATGCCcccttaaaattttcaattttgacatatatttttaaaattttcatatggATCTTTAAACTTGTACcgttctttgatttttttttaaaacaatttagGTTTTAGGTTATTTCGGACGGGTTATTCGGTTTTTCATGAATATTAACTAATCCTTTGCTCAAACccaaaattttttttgggttatttggttaaGTCAAGTTTCGGGTATCCAAATCCaaactcaaatatatattaagcaAATAAATTTGGGAAGTCTTAGGTTTTTGATTGTTAGGGATTTTTcttaaagtttttatattatGTTGTGTAAAAGTAGACAACTTGGGATTAGATCATAAGTTATATATGGACAAGTGTGGTTTGTTTGGTATGGTTTGGATTTAGGAATCAGGACAGGAAACGTGTGTATGAGTCTTAGGAATATGGACTTATGGAATATGGATGACCGCTTGTATTTCTTATTGGAAGTAACTACGCTTTATTTTTTATATCGGcatctttaatttttaatctaAGTAGTATAAACTACAGTTTTACTAATCTTTAAAtttgcataaaaaaaactttaattaataattgGAGAGGTATAAACCTTTAaatgaagttcaacttttaattagagcttttagatcaaatgatgatgtcatatatcttatttaactttttttatttttatttttaattgatgtAACGTTTCAAAAGGGGGTCCTCACCTTCAACATACACACTCCTAACGATCATCTTCCCTCCCCCACTTCTCTAACCCGTCGCTGGCTTTCAACCCTCCCAACTGAAGCCTGCTCCCAACCCATGGTCATGGCGGCGGTGTTCCCCAGAGGGTTCCCCAGCCAGCCGAGCAAGTGAGCAACCCGTGAATCACTCCTCTCCCCTTGACtcctaaataatatattaaacataaaaagaacTAGAATTCACGTGTCAAGTTTGAGTTGCTTAGACGTACATATGACCTATAAAATTTAGACCTACGTATCGTTAATTTTATTGGGGGTTCATCTTCTTTCCAATTACAACGAATACCCCTTCTTTCCTTCCTTATTCACACCACTCAATTGGATACATAAAAACAGAAAGGAGAATTAGCCAGCCTTGCTAGTATGCTAGTTGGGCCCAAGCCTAAGGCAGAAAAAGGCAAGGAAGCAGCAGTAGTCCATACTTAGATATATTGGGCTTAGTTTTGaacttttcataccattacTCCATAAGCTATGTGAgcccttttaataaaaaaaaataggtttaAAACTTTAAACAATTACAGATTTACAGTACTAAATTCATACGGATTATATTCTCTTTTTGTTTCACGTAGTCACATTTCTTCAATCGTTTGCTAGTTGCTATTGCCGTGATCTCCGAGACTTCgaaaaaacaaataagaaaGTCAACATCTTATTATATCGATCATCAAAATTTATGTCAATTTACCTAACCTTTTTATATTTCAAGGTAACATCTTTTcgttatatttttgttatttatatacagtttacttttttatttgataAGTTATATATACAGTTTACTAGcttaatttcatatatgtattaggagtttaatagaaatataaaattttagacATACACTATGATTTTTgtagtattattttttaatcttttatattttttgaaattgtTTATTTGGGCTTGAAAGCATGGGCTCATTAACGGGATCGGAATAGAACACAACTAAATagagtattttgtttttgttgtaagttatttgaaattataaatATGAGAAGTCAATTAGTAAGTGGAAAAACACAACCTGTTGAAAACATGTTAATGAATTTTGAAACCATGCACCAAGAAAATAGTTCCAAACATATGATTAATTAACAACTTGGTCCGAGTTGCGATTGAGGTGAAACGCAAACCAATGTTGATACAAGAgcttattataaaaaaaaaatactccacCTAGCATTgtaattgaaaataaatttaattagctTGATTAATCCTCAAGATCGGCACAGTACCATAGATCGATGTATACACATACTCGTATATAGCATGCTAAACAAGTACAAGTCAAGAACATGAAACAGTACGGACGTAAACATTATATTTCACAATTGCGCAGAAGATAATATATATGGTTACAGAGGCAGTTATCCTTGCATAGTGGCTCTCCCCCcataaacctatatatatatttatgtgatGATCGATCTGTCGATTATTCATTATATCATCTCACATCATATATATCATACTTATGAAACTCTAACAGAAGaactaattaactaattaaaaataaaatcagaAACGTCCACCTCGATCTCAACTACACGTAACTAACATAAGATAGGCCATGAGTAAACTTTGAGGAATTGAATCCATGCATTTGATGGTTTTCGATTCTTCAATTCTTTAAACTGGCCTTAATTTGAAGAACAATCAACGCTACTCTCAGAGTACTCTAAAAGATCAGATATAATCCGAGAGCATCATATCATTCATCTACGAAGAACGCTGGATCAATAGGGAGCCCAGTAATTTTCAAGATCCCCACACTGGTCCATTGCCATGAACCTATTGTTACCAAGCCCGGTTGCGTGGCTATTTATATCCCCAGCGTAACCCGCCATGGATTGCTGATCATTTCCGAGTCCACTGCTAGTTATAATCATTGAAGAAGTTACATCGTCTTGCAGCTGTGATGGTGCTAGTGGTGGAGTTGCTCCAGACGGCAACTGTTGTGACATTGGCCTCATTTGCGTTGAAGAAGTTGATCCCCTTAGGTTTAAATTCAGCCCGGAAATGGTAAAGAGTTCAGCTCCGGTTCCAGCTCCATTATTAGGATAGTTCAACGGGTTTTGGGGGAGAGGCATATTACTATTGGTCATGATGTTCCCTCTATAAACCACCCTGGAAAACTGATCAGCCATGTCAGCATTGTTCATATTGTAACTTCTTCCTAATCCAACTGGAAACTGATAACTGGCGGGGTCCGATGGcatcatctgatgatgatgaggaggaggaGGCATCTGCATCCCTGAGATGGGACCAATCTCCAGGTTGTAAGGATTGAGCATTCCGCCCCCTCCTCTCGAATGGCTGCtggatgaggatgatgatggaTACTTCTTCCCACCAGCAGTCTTTTGGAAAACCCGACATACAACCCACTCATCCTGCATGCGTTAAATACCAGAAAAAGTTGTCATTTCTACAATAAGACACGTAAACATGTACTCCCACCGTCCCATTTTTAtgtcgtgttttttttttttttaaatgtcatagtttgactttgtgagtcttttttttttaactttgaccgtaaatgttattgtttgtgtttaatttataagtatttttcattgatataacttttatcagctattatataatacaaataaagatatttacagtcaacgttaaaagaaaaacactaaaaaaaatcaaactaggACATTTAAATGAGGTCAGAGTACAATAGATTTCTTAGGTTCAAAAGATGATATGTATGATTGCTTAGAATGGTATATTGTTTGatgaaaagatatatatgcATTAATTGTCGATTATAATTTTGAGTACTCAGAAACTTTTAAGACTTCATGATCAAAATAGTAGTATTTTGATATCTTCAAACAGAAGAGAGTACGTATACTTTACCTAGATACACAAAGATTCAGAAAATCTATCCTAACATGTACAGAAGAAAGTATGAGCAGATCGATGACATGATGAATTTTAATCAATCAAAAGTAGCAGCAAGAACAAAAGAGGCCGGACATGGGAACCGATCTGCACTATTAGACTTAtggtttttaaataaaaaatatatatagcatgtCACCATTTTTAATTAGAAAGCACTTCAAAATTTATTAGGACTAATTAACAAACAAAGGTAATCCGGCCAGCTGCCTGCCTATATATACGGCAAGCAGGTATGTACCTTGGAAGCGCGAAAGGCGGATTTGGCATGAACGCGGTATTCATGCATAACCCAGTTGGTTTTCTCACCACGAGGGGCTCTCCCTCTATAGAATACCAAAGTTTTCTTCATACCAACTAGCTCAGAGGTCACACCATTGAAGATCTCTTTGTCCTTTCCGGTCGTCTTCCAATACCCCGTATTAGTGGCTCGATTTGTTCTGACTCCTGTCGGGTATTTCCTGTCTCTCAGACTGAAGAAATACCATTCTTTCTCTCCCATTTTTGCCTTTCCTGCATCATGTTTCAAATTCACTTTCACAGTGTTAATTACAACATATGGAATGCTGAGAAATATATTGTCATGCATATACATATTTCTAGCCAGCTAGCTATATTATCATGCATATTACTAACTCCATGCatgatttattttctttaagtTTGTTGAGAAAATTTGAATGAAGAAGAACATATGATTACACATTGCACTAAACATTAATTACGTCTAAGTGTAAATCTTCTGTGAGCTAGATTCATAATTTCCTGCCAATTGTGTTTACTTTTTAATACATGTGCAActaacataatatattttttgtttgctTAAAGATGTAATCAAcgtaattgtatttaattagtAGACTAATATTATAGTAATATCACcagtttatattataaatattaaaacaaaattgttagcaataattaagtttttattttcttattagtttttttttataattttttttttttgtgacgTTTCATCGATCTTCTAAATATTTGAGATTAAATGAAATTTAAGAAGTGAATTGTAACAAACTTATTACACTATCTATGAAGATTAACTTAATATGCTATATATgtagttaacaaattaaacaaaggTAACCCTATAGCACTTAATATGCTATATATGTAGTTaatcatataataaaaattaacctaatgaaaacaaaaccctaattttcattttagtacatatatatggtttttaGCACAGTAAGATTATCTTCATACATCAGATTTTTTGATTATGTATATTGATCATGTATGTACCTTGCTAATTCAGCTAGCCTGCATGAACACTATTTGAATTGAACTTAATTAAACAGCTAGCAGATCATTGTActtactataattaattaagctagctagctagctatttAAGAGAGTACAGTATATAAATCAAAACATACCAGGAAGATCCCAAGGTTCACATTTATTGAGATCAACATCAGTAATTGCCCTTCCAGTGAAGCTCGAATCGGATATCTTTTGTATTAGATAAGAAGTGATGAGTTCTTCATCTGTAGGATGAAACCGAAACCCTGGAGGAAGTGTTTCCGTCTCCTTCTTCACTTCTTCTTCCATATTGATCAATTTACTAAGCTAGCTTATTTCTATCTCGAAATAAATTTGTCGATCTAAAACTACTAATTAATTAGTCCAAGTGCTTTCTAAATATACCATTATGACTTTGATCAAAAAGAGGTGAAAGGTAAAGGGAGATGttagtattaatattattgtgTGAACACTGAGATTAGGTTTggtttgaagttttgaaaatttccTGCCTagaatttaaaactttatatatatttacagcaAGCTAGCTAGAAATAAGAAATTAAGAAGGAATTGAAGATTATAAGGGGGGTTCTAGGAAACTCTCACCTACTTTAGGTCTTACCATACACTCTTCCTTGTGACGAAAAGTCTTACAGAACCCCTAGCTAGTACGTTCTCCACATCCATCCACTCGTGTACCATTATTTTATACCAGtatattaattttatctttaattatatatattttgaagcaATTTTGACAcaaagaattaaaattaaacaacgTACATTTCTGTTTATCCCTTTGGTAAGCTAGATTCATATATGTGAAAGAAGGTTTTGCTAGATTTAAAGTCCAGTTGTCTTGTTTCAGTTGGTGGTTGAGAAATATATAGCTCATCATATCATGTAACAACCAAAATGAAATTTGTCACACACTCTACTATATATAAATGGGAGAAATATAATGAACTTACagatatattgtaaaaaatcagcatatatatatgatggtcTAAACTGTGCTTAATTTGCTATCCTTCTTTCTAGCTAGCTAggtaacaaattaattaatccTCTCATCAAGAAGGAATTAGCTAGTAACATAACTTGAATTTGATATAAATCCCCTCCAAAAAGCTAGATCAATAACTTATTTACCGCTGAATTATATATTCGTATGTAATTAATATAGTCGTCTTATTATAAGCTGCGCGCTGCACATACATCAATCATAACTTTGGTTCATTATAACTTTTAGCTAATTGAATCCTCATTATGGTAATTCTGGCAACAAAGTGACAATCAGTATTGATCCAAAAGTAGTAGTACTACGTATATATAAAACTGGTCTCTATCAGTGCTTATGATCGTCACACACATGCATTTAGTTACAGTATTATACATAGTTACTGAACTACTCGCCGTTCAATACAAATTATAGCCTTCGGAACCTGCAAAATTTGAAACGTACGATTAGCCAGAAACTAAGTCAAGGAATAAAAAATGTGACCATTGAGAGTTGACTACGTACTTAAACATGCTATTTGAATTGCCAAAGTTTTTCTAGCTTGTTGATTTTCAAAACCTAAAGGAGAATAACTATGCACAAGATTCATATTATTTTAGTCCAACAGTTTTATTTAGAAACTGGGACAAAATTGTTACACCAACttcattaatttaattacaCATGAAAATTGTCATCCATCCAAATTT includes these proteins:
- the LOC122610965 gene encoding protein CUP-SHAPED COTYLEDON 2; its protein translation is MEEEVKKETETLPPGFRFHPTDEELITSYLIQKISDSSFTGRAITDVDLNKCEPWDLPGKAKMGEKEWYFFSLRDRKYPTGVRTNRATNTGYWKTTGKDKEIFNGVTSELVGMKKTLVFYRGRAPRGEKTNWVMHEYRVHAKSAFRASKDEWVVCRVFQKTAGGKKYPSSSSSSSHSRGGGGMLNPYNLEIGPISGMQMPPPPHHHQMMPSDPASYQFPVGLGRSYNMNNADMADQFSRVVYRGNIMTNSNMPLPQNPLNYPNNGAGTGAELFTISGLNLNLRGSTSSTQMRPMSQQLPSGATPPLAPSQLQDDVTSSMIITSSGLGNDQQSMAGYAGDINSHATGLGNNRFMAMDQCGDLENYWAPY